Proteins from a single region of Sphingopyxis sp. BSN-002:
- a CDS encoding prolyl oligopeptidase family serine peptidase, translated as MTAMLAAAPMTWAKAAATRWPKAAPPQSPRISHVIEQLGRVRDDVYSWMKFLPEGGERTRTNIPESVAKMLNGENAYAEAILKPLASQRAGLLDAMLARTAGEMAAPAIERDGWAYSAEIPAGAVHSVYTRRKAAGAAELLVDEAPRAEGQPYFRSTGHQPSPDHRWFVWAEDVIGNDRHRIIIRDNQDGTIRTLVDKDAYGYGGLVFGPSSEWLFWIWRDARNRPTRLYRTSVDGKTTALVYEEKDPAIFMGVRRTAADGFVALTLSGPDTAEVRLVRAGAESAPPETVWERRPGVRYEIDEWNGDLIATTDADDAFDMKLLRLDAKSFAVKDTLVPHRAGTPILSVHPFAGALVRLERVEGQHSVAILRPDGQEQRVAFDDPAYAVEIPGEQPYKAGHVLIVHQSPKSPRRWIEIGLADGRQRVVQQQPVANFDPDDYEVERLFAPAPDGELVPITLLSRRGAPKDGKAPLLQYGYGSYGVSSDPEFSIPALTLVDRGWRYAIAHVRGGSEKGRQWFLGGRKFTKRNSFTDFIACAEYLAKHGYTARGRVVAYGLSAGGLLVGASMNIAPTLWGGVIAKVPFVDMLNTMSDAAHPLVPLFRPDWGDPLADPKAYDYIASISPYENVAAAPYPPLLCTAGLKDDRVPYWEPAKLVAEVRYKSTGGNPAILKTDMDSGHQGSGDLKSEYGEKALFWAFAMRCIA; from the coding sequence ATGACGGCCATGCTCGCGGCAGCCCCTATGACATGGGCAAAGGCGGCAGCGACCCGCTGGCCGAAGGCCGCGCCCCCGCAATCTCCGCGCATATCGCATGTCATCGAACAACTCGGACGCGTGCGCGACGACGTCTATAGCTGGATGAAGTTCCTCCCCGAGGGGGGCGAGCGAACCCGAACGAATATTCCCGAATCCGTTGCAAAGATGCTGAACGGCGAAAACGCCTATGCCGAAGCGATCCTGAAGCCGCTCGCATCGCAGCGCGCCGGGTTGCTCGACGCGATGCTTGCACGGACGGCGGGCGAGATGGCGGCGCCGGCGATCGAGCGCGACGGCTGGGCCTACTCCGCCGAAATTCCTGCCGGGGCGGTTCATTCGGTCTACACGCGGCGCAAGGCGGCAGGCGCCGCCGAACTGCTGGTCGACGAGGCTCCGCGGGCCGAGGGGCAGCCCTATTTCCGTAGCACCGGGCATCAGCCCAGCCCCGATCATCGCTGGTTCGTCTGGGCCGAAGACGTGATCGGCAACGACCGCCATCGCATCATCATTCGCGACAATCAGGACGGCACGATCCGCACGCTCGTCGACAAGGACGCCTATGGCTATGGCGGGCTCGTCTTCGGCCCCTCGTCCGAATGGCTGTTCTGGATCTGGCGCGATGCGAGGAACCGGCCGACGCGCCTCTATCGCACCTCGGTCGACGGCAAGACCACCGCGCTTGTCTATGAGGAAAAGGATCCTGCGATCTTCATGGGCGTGCGGCGAACCGCCGCCGACGGTTTCGTGGCGCTGACGCTGTCTGGCCCCGATACCGCGGAGGTGCGACTGGTACGCGCGGGCGCCGAGAGCGCGCCGCCGGAGACCGTGTGGGAACGCCGTCCGGGCGTGCGCTACGAGATCGACGAGTGGAACGGCGACCTGATCGCAACGACCGACGCCGACGACGCCTTCGACATGAAGCTGCTGCGGCTCGACGCGAAAAGCTTCGCGGTCAAGGACACGCTCGTTCCGCATCGCGCGGGAACGCCGATCCTGTCGGTGCATCCTTTTGCCGGCGCGCTTGTCCGGCTGGAGCGCGTCGAAGGCCAGCACAGCGTCGCGATCCTTCGGCCGGACGGGCAGGAACAGCGCGTGGCGTTCGACGACCCGGCCTATGCGGTCGAGATTCCGGGCGAGCAGCCCTACAAGGCCGGGCATGTCCTGATCGTGCACCAGTCGCCGAAATCGCCGCGCCGCTGGATCGAGATCGGTCTGGCCGACGGCAGGCAGCGCGTCGTCCAGCAGCAGCCGGTCGCCAATTTCGATCCCGACGATTATGAGGTCGAGCGGCTGTTCGCGCCGGCGCCCGATGGCGAACTGGTGCCGATCACGCTGCTCTCGCGCCGCGGCGCGCCGAAGGATGGCAAGGCGCCCCTGCTGCAATATGGCTATGGCTCCTATGGCGTTTCGAGCGATCCCGAATTCTCGATCCCGGCGCTGACGCTGGTCGATCGCGGCTGGCGCTATGCGATCGCACATGTACGCGGGGGATCCGAAAAGGGACGCCAATGGTTCCTTGGCGGGCGCAAGTTCACGAAGCGCAACAGCTTCACCGACTTCATCGCCTGCGCCGAATATCTTGCGAAGCATGGCTATACGGCAAGGGGGCGCGTCGTCGCCTATGGCCTGTCGGCGGGCGGGCTGCTCGTCGGGGCGAGCATGAACATCGCGCCGACGCTGTGGGGTGGGGTGATTGCCAAAGTGCCTTTCGTCGACATGCTCAATACGATGAGTGACGCGGCACATCCGCTGGTGCCGCTGTTCCGCCCCGACTGGGGCGATCCGCTCGCCGATCCGAAGGCCTATGACTATATCGCGTCGATCTCTCCCTACGAGAATGTCGCCGCGGCTCCCTATCCGCCGTTGCTCTGCACCGCCGGGCTGAAAGACGACCGCGTGCCCTATTGGGAGCCTGCGAAGCTTGTTGCCGAGGTGCGGTACAAGTCGACGGGCGGCAATCCGGCGATCCTGAAGACCGACATGGACAGCGGGCATCAGGGCAGCGGAGATCTGAAGAGCGAATATGGCGAAAAGGCGCTCTTCTGGGCCTTCGCGATGCGGTGCATCGCCTGA